From a single Bremerella cremea genomic region:
- a CDS encoding sigma-70 family RNA polymerase sigma factor: MKITQQNEEFIRLYAKEESRLRRYVSSLMAVSADVDDVMQETAIALMRKFDQYDSAHPFFNWACRFALYEVLQHRKRSKTQQRHFSDEVVEAIAVEYQQNTRQIEENKQALATCMGKLNEQDRRLVELRYFSEETVENLAKRIEEPVARLYRNLARIRYVLASCVRKASSSEGNV; the protein is encoded by the coding sequence GTGAAGATCACGCAACAAAACGAAGAATTTATCCGCCTCTATGCCAAGGAAGAATCGCGGCTGAGGCGGTATGTATCGTCGTTGATGGCGGTCTCGGCCGATGTTGACGATGTCATGCAAGAGACGGCGATTGCGCTAATGCGGAAATTCGATCAGTACGATTCGGCGCATCCTTTTTTCAATTGGGCGTGTCGCTTTGCGTTGTACGAAGTCTTGCAGCACCGCAAACGCTCGAAGACGCAACAGCGTCACTTTTCGGATGAAGTGGTTGAGGCGATCGCCGTCGAATATCAACAGAACACTCGCCAGATCGAAGAAAACAAACAGGCCTTAGCCACGTGTATGGGCAAATTGAACGAACAGGATCGCCGCCTCGTCGAACTGCGTTACTTCAGTGAAGAAACGGTCGAGAACCTGGCGAAGCGAATCGAAGAACCGGTCGCCCGCTTGTATCGCAATCTGGCCAGGATTCGCTACGTGCTGGCCTCGTGCGTTCGTAAGGCCAGTTCCTCGGAGGGCAACGTATGA
- a CDS encoding FecR domain-containing protein, producing MSGKQPLPRERELGDLIAALIDGSITDDQFTLLDQHLTSDPAARRLYLEYLQVHEDLPDVAFHLGNLAESELAEPATASSASAKGPPKITNWQTGLAIALLLPLTLLTGMFVSHRDKPVAFNQQPRAPQAPISPTSGVRFSSMARAKFFGELPPAIDATPIPKRDYILIEGQVELKFPRGAKAIIEGPAVFRVLTGERMAIDVGRCSVHAPDGAEGFQVDTPDVNIVDRGTRFSVDVLESNVTDVQVVEGAADVYRKRESNNDAEQDFQLRLKPADAWRFSFPDPSSPKPLSFNPNHYQSHLPDRIISYEASTNHSGSAENLQSITVQRGGKTYQFPVEDLIPSHVTWFHAQTSHGYLIGERKLPQHYADFARDQSIRTGVINIGGSRQPLTSNPDLTIDESTGEFGTPGMAVQFARPVRNGPGADVVFCELQTFSNPLQGDAFHISPLKFEPGLHSHTITSYDLTLESPESLEVQQLYIYRFEELPRSLDQLQTFHHTPIADSTKFRAIAVGIDLSDLGYPEGALVDGLFFQDALDDDHIVDPTFIAGFPDVLSDDPPTAP from the coding sequence ATGAGCGGCAAACAACCATTGCCCCGTGAACGTGAGCTAGGAGACCTGATTGCTGCCCTGATCGATGGTTCGATTACGGACGATCAATTCACCTTGCTCGATCAACACTTGACTAGCGATCCGGCAGCTCGACGTTTGTATCTTGAATACCTGCAAGTTCACGAAGACCTTCCCGACGTGGCTTTTCATCTAGGCAATCTTGCCGAGAGCGAACTGGCGGAACCAGCCACGGCATCTTCCGCTTCCGCCAAAGGCCCGCCAAAGATAACGAACTGGCAGACAGGCTTGGCAATTGCGCTGCTGTTGCCGCTGACGCTCTTAACAGGGATGTTCGTTTCACACCGAGACAAGCCGGTTGCCTTCAACCAGCAACCACGTGCCCCGCAAGCCCCGATTTCTCCGACCTCAGGCGTTCGTTTCTCTAGCATGGCTCGGGCCAAGTTTTTTGGAGAACTTCCGCCAGCGATTGACGCTACGCCAATCCCCAAACGCGATTACATACTGATCGAAGGGCAAGTCGAGCTAAAGTTTCCGCGCGGGGCGAAGGCCATTATCGAAGGGCCAGCCGTGTTTCGCGTGCTTACCGGCGAACGAATGGCAATCGATGTCGGACGCTGTAGTGTCCATGCTCCGGATGGCGCAGAAGGCTTTCAGGTCGATACGCCTGACGTAAATATTGTCGACCGTGGCACCCGTTTCTCGGTCGATGTGCTTGAATCGAATGTCACCGATGTTCAAGTTGTAGAAGGTGCTGCGGATGTCTATCGGAAACGAGAGTCGAACAACGATGCCGAGCAAGATTTTCAATTGCGGTTAAAGCCTGCCGACGCCTGGAGATTTTCCTTTCCCGATCCTTCCTCGCCCAAACCGTTGTCGTTCAATCCCAATCACTACCAGTCCCACTTGCCTGATCGAATCATCTCTTACGAAGCAAGCACGAACCATTCCGGCAGTGCCGAGAATCTGCAAAGCATCACGGTTCAGCGTGGCGGCAAGACCTATCAATTCCCGGTGGAAGACCTGATTCCCTCGCACGTGACTTGGTTTCACGCGCAGACGAGTCACGGCTATTTAATTGGCGAGAGAAAGCTTCCCCAGCACTACGCCGATTTTGCCCGTGACCAAAGCATTCGCACTGGCGTCATCAACATTGGCGGCAGCCGTCAGCCGTTGACCTCGAATCCCGATCTAACTATCGACGAAAGTACCGGTGAGTTCGGCACGCCAGGCATGGCAGTCCAGTTCGCGCGTCCGGTGCGTAATGGACCAGGGGCGGATGTGGTGTTCTGCGAGTTGCAAACGTTTTCCAATCCACTACAAGGTGACGCATTCCATATTAGCCCTTTGAAGTTTGAGCCAGGACTTCATTCCCATACCATCACCTCGTATGACCTCACACTCGAATCCCCCGAATCGTTGGAAGTTCAACAGTTGTATATTTACCGCTTTGAAGAGCTTCCTCGGTCGCTAGATCAATTGCAAACCTTTCATCATACCCCCATCGCCGATTCGACGAAGTTTCGCGCTATCGCCGTGGGGATTGATCTATCTGATTTAGGTTATCCAGAAGGTGCACTGGTAGACGGTTTGTTCTTCCAAGATGCCCTCGACGACGACCACATCGTTGATCCCACCTTTATCGCTGGCTTCCCCGACGTTCTATCCGACGATCCCCCTACGGCTCCCTAA